Genomic DNA from Desulfovibrio sp. JC022:
GGCGAGGTCGAAAGCTTCGTATTCAGTCATGCGGCCTGCTTCGAGGTCAGCCTTGAAGTAGGGGTACATGTACTGGTCAACACGGCCGATGGACATACCGGTCTGGTTTTCTTCAACAACCAGCAGGGACTCGATGGTCCAAACTGCCTGAACAGCTTCCCAGAAAGTCTCGGGCTTGTGTGCAGGTACGCGGGCGTTGACTTCAGAGATTTTGAGCAGTTCAGCTTTGCGCTTGGGATCAGTTTCCTGAGCTGCTTTCTGAGCTGCGTACTCGGAGAGACGCTTTGCGTAGATCATTACACCTTCAGCGGTGTCGATGATGGACTTGTAGAAGTAAATTTTATCGATATCTTCGGGAATATCGTAGTCGAGTTCCTCGAGGTGGGCCTGCGCTTCGGCTTTGATGTCGAGCATGCCTTTTTTCATCAGGATGACATCGTAACCGGGGTTGGAGTCACCACCACCGTTTACAGCGTGGTAGGAGCAGTCGGAAACATAGGATTCGCCGGAGAGTTCCCAGAGACCTGCTTCACGGTACTGACCTTCGCAGTACTCGTCGAGGGACTTGCTTTCCCAGAAGGGGAAAAGCTCTTCCTTCATGTATTTCTTGTCTTCTTCAGAAATATGGAAGGGGTCCTGTGGACGGTAAGCAATGGTTTCCAGCTCGTCTCTCATCCAGCGCCATGCGATTTCAGGAGAGAAAGAACCGCGACGGGGAGCACCGGTGGGGTTACCGACGATGAGTTCGTGGTCCTGAATTACCAGAGGAGCCTGTTCGCAGCATGCTTTGAAGCTCATACCGCGCAGGGTTGCCGGATGAATACCGGGGTTTGCCTTGGCGATTTCGGTCATAACGCGAGCGGACTCAACACTGATGGAGGGAACATGCTTAAGGAAGTTCTCTTTCAGCTTAAGGTGACGATCGGTGGGACCGTTGGGGATACCGTTAGTCTCGGTGCGAGTAGTGCAGGTTGCAGCAGCAGGTTGTCCTGCGCCTTCTTTGAATACCTCGGCAGAGACACCCTCAAAAATCTTTTTCAGTGAGGCGCGTTCAGCGTCGGAAAGGTTTTTGGTAGCTTCAGCAAGCTTGTTGGAAAAACTTTGAAGATCCACTGTATTTCCTCCGTTTAATGGATTTGATTCTTAGCGATCCGCTGGATCATCTATGGCTTCAATGGCCTTTTGCAGGATCTGTTGAATGACCTGCACCATATTGGAATCGTTTTCTTTGACTTTATATTGACCGCCTGCCTGACCATTCTGTTCCAGCACTTCTTCAGCACGTCTGACGCCGCAACCGACTTTTCTGATATAGATCAGATTCGCAGGTGAAACGTTATCGGAAGTGATTCCGAACCCGGCAGAAGAACTGCCCAGAGTCATTGAGGGGAACAGATTGGTGGTGGCCCCCATACCGCCGAAAGCAGCCGGGGTGTTGACCAGAAGTCGGCCGACAGGCTTCTTCAGCGCGAACTGGAGAATCACATCCTCATCTGCGGAGTGAATGACCAGTGTGTGGGCGTTCCTTTCGTGGAGCAGCAGCTCAATGCACTTTTCACAGGCGTGCATCCAGTCGTCTTCCACATAAAGGGCCAGAACAGGGGAAAGAAATTCTCTGTAATAGGGGTCGGTGTCGGAAACATATTTACGTTCCGCCACCAGCACGGTGGTAGTTTCGGGTACGCTGAAACCGGCTCTACGGGCCAGTGTCTGCGCGGCCTGCCCGGCCATGCCTTTCCTGCGCTGCCCGTCAGGCGCGATGAACAGTGCGGCAAGGGCTTCAGCCTCGCTTTCGGACATGAAATATGCCCCGCAGGAATTGAGAGAATGGCGTACATCAACGGCAACGCAGGAATCGACAACGATGGATTGCTCCGCTGAAGGAGCAATCCCGTTATCAAAAGTCTTGCTGGCAATGATATCTTTAACAGCCTGCCCAATGTCGGCAGAACGTTCGATAAAAGCCGGACCGTTGCCGGTTCCCCCGTAAATGACCGGTTTGCCGGTTTTCTGGGCATATTCGATCATCCCGGGAACTCCGGTGACCATGACCAGCGATATGTTCCTGTGATTCATCAGTTCACAGGTTCCGCTTTTTGTAACCGTCTCCAGATAGGAGAGGCAGCCTTCAGGAAGCCCGCAAGCTTCTCCGGCCTCGATCATGATATCCAGAACCCGGCCGATGCTCTTTACTGCACCGGGATGGGGGGAAAAAATAACACCGTTTCCAGATTTAATCGCAATCAGGGTATTATAAACCGTGGTTGAAACCGGACCGGTCACTGGACAGAGAGCTGCGATAACGCCAACGGGCACGCCGATGTCAGTAATCTTCTTCTGCGGGTCTTCATTGATAACACCCACACAGCGCATACCGCGCAATTCCTTACGGACCTGATTACAAACGAAGCGGTTTTTGACCAGCTTGTCCTGCCATTTGCCGCCGTCAGTCTCTTCATGAGACATGAGCGCCAGCTCCTCGGCATGCTCCTCAACCGCGTCCGCAAGCTGCTCGACTATTTCATCAAGCTTCTCCTGCGGGAAGGTTGCCAGCTTCTTCTGTGCTTCGTGAGCAACTTCCGCCAGAATTCTGGCTTGCTGGATGGAGAGCAAATCGTTGTCAACAATCATCGCTTACCCCTTTACCTGTGACTGAAACGTTACTTAATACCCGGCATCAACCAAAGCTTCACTTAAGGAAGCAGGTTGTCGATTGCGTAAATCTTGG
This window encodes:
- a CDS encoding aldehyde dehydrogenase family protein, which produces MIVDNDLLSIQQARILAEVAHEAQKKLATFPQEKLDEIVEQLADAVEEHAEELALMSHEETDGGKWQDKLVKNRFVCNQVRKELRGMRCVGVINEDPQKKITDIGVPVGVIAALCPVTGPVSTTVYNTLIAIKSGNGVIFSPHPGAVKSIGRVLDIMIEAGEACGLPEGCLSYLETVTKSGTCELMNHRNISLVMVTGVPGMIEYAQKTGKPVIYGGTGNGPAFIERSADIGQAVKDIIASKTFDNGIAPSAEQSIVVDSCVAVDVRHSLNSCGAYFMSESEAEALAALFIAPDGQRRKGMAGQAAQTLARRAGFSVPETTTVLVAERKYVSDTDPYYREFLSPVLALYVEDDWMHACEKCIELLLHERNAHTLVIHSADEDVILQFALKKPVGRLLVNTPAAFGGMGATTNLFPSMTLGSSSAGFGITSDNVSPANLIYIRKVGCGVRRAEEVLEQNGQAGGQYKVKENDSNMVQVIQQILQKAIEAIDDPADR